The following are from one region of the Paracoccus sp. S3-43 genome:
- the prmC gene encoding peptide chain release factor N(5)-glutamine methyltransferase gives MRLPQVRTEAAARLRAAGIEGAARDADRILAAVLGVEPGRLRIIDRDLTGDELARLDRGLAARAARQPVAQITGFRDFYAHRFRVTRDTLDPRPETEVLVAVALDLPWASVLDLGTGTGAILISLLAARARARGVGTDISEAALDVARGNARMIGVTARFQRADWYDGVTGRFDLIVSNPPYLALSEMAGLSPDVRDWEPRGALTDGADGLTAYRAIAAGACDHLSPGGHVLVEIGPTQAAGVSALFAAQGAETRVIRDLDGRDRVVLGRFSA, from the coding sequence ATGAGGCTGCCCCAGGTCAGGACCGAGGCCGCCGCCCGGTTGCGCGCGGCCGGAATCGAAGGCGCGGCGCGGGATGCCGACCGGATCCTGGCCGCCGTGCTGGGGGTCGAGCCGGGGCGGCTGCGGATCATCGACCGCGACCTGACCGGTGATGAGCTGGCCCGGTTGGACAGGGGCCTTGCCGCCCGCGCCGCGCGCCAGCCGGTCGCGCAGATCACGGGCTTTCGCGACTTTTATGCGCATCGTTTCCGCGTGACCCGCGACACCCTGGATCCGCGCCCGGAAACCGAGGTGCTGGTGGCGGTCGCGCTGGATCTGCCTTGGGCCAGCGTGCTGGATCTGGGGACCGGGACGGGGGCGATCCTGATCTCGCTTCTGGCGGCGCGGGCGCGCGCGCGGGGGGTGGGGACCGACATATCCGAGGCCGCGCTTGACGTGGCGCGCGGCAATGCCCGGATGATCGGGGTGACGGCGCGCTTTCAGCGGGCCGATTGGTATGACGGTGTCACGGGCCGCTTCGATCTGATCGTGTCGAACCCGCCCTATCTCGCGCTTTCCGAAATGGCGGGCCTGTCCCCCGATGTGCGCGACTGGGAACCCCGTGGCGCGCTGACCGACGGCGCGGACGGGCTGACCGCCTATCGTGCCATCGCGGCGGGTGCCTGCGACCATCTGTCGCCGGGGGGCCATGTCCTGGTCGAGATCGGGCCGACGCAGGCGGCCGGGGTCTCGGCGCTTTTTGCGGCCCAGGGCGCGGAAACGCGGGTGATCCGCGATCTGGATGGGCGGGATCGGGTCGTTCTGGGGCGGTTTTCGGCCTGA